The sequence below is a genomic window from Streptomyces sp. NBC_00289.
CCACGGCCCGCGCCTCGGCCGGGTCGATGTCCTCGACCCGGTCCTCGAAGGTGACGGTGGCGTACGCCGTACGCCCGTTCCCGCTGACGGCGCCGGCGCTCCGGTCGTCGTAGGGGCTGGTCACGGCGGCCACTCCGGGCAGGTCGGCGATCCGCTCCAGGGCCCGGGTCATCGTCTGTTCGACGGCGGCGGCCCGGACGGTGCCGGACGTGGTGTGCCAGACGACGGTGTCGCTGTCACCGGCCAGGGCCGGGAAGCTCTCCCGCAGCAGCTGGGTGGCGCGGCCCGACTCGGTGCCGGGGACCTCGTAGTCGTTGGAGTACGCGGAGCCGGTCACGACGGCGGCCGCGGTCAGCCCGCCGAAGGCGAGGAGCCACAGCAGTACGGCGACGAGGCGGCGCTGGACACACCAGCGTGCGAGGGCTGCCACGAAACGTGCTCCCGGAGTGAATTTGTGGATCTTTGTCCGGGAACAGTCGTGCGTGAACTGAACAGCCCGCAAAGAACGCATGAGCAATGCATTGCCACTCTTGCAGGCGCAAGCGGCTGATGGACGCGTTCGTGCCGTTGTTCACAGGAGTGGGAGGAAGATCACAGGACAGTAACGGTCACTCTGTCACCTCAGTCGAACTGGTCGCCCAGCGCCATCACCATCGCCCCGGCGACCAGCAGCCACAGCGCCCGCCGGGTACGCCCCCGGGACCCGAGCACCGAGCCGAGCGCGCACGCGAGGGCGCCGACCGCGTAGGCGGCCGGCACGAGTGCCGGCGCGGAACCGGCGAAGCGCAGCGCCGACGCGGCCAGCCCGGCGAGCGCCAGCAGCGCGCCGGTGCCCGCCGCGAGCCAGCGGGCACGCCGCGCGTCCTCGGCCGGATCCCCGACGTCGGACACCTCGACGTCCGGTATCTCGGAATCACCGCGTCCACTCATGGCGGGCGAGCGTAGCGCCTCCGGCCGAGAAAGCGGGTGCGGGGCAGCGCGGCGCACTGCTAGCGTCCCGGCGTCCGCCGTTTCCGGCACATCGCCGCCGAACGAAGCAGGTGCGTTGTTTGAAGGTCCGACCGAGCTTCTGTGCATCACTTTCCCCTACGCAGGAATCCAGGAGCCCGTTCACCGATGACCGACAACACACCGACCGGTACACCGATTGACGCGTCGAGCACACCGACGCCGTCGAAGAGCTCGGACGACGAGCTCGCCAGCCGTCTGACGCACCCCCGCCACCCGCGCAGCAACCGCTACGACGCCCGCTGGACCATCGAGAACCAGATGGGCCCGCACGCGCTGTGGCTGCTGGAGTGGCTGGCCCCCGCTCTCGGCCTGGACCGCCTGCGCCCCGGCGCGCGGGTGCTCGACCTGGGCTGCGGGCGCGCCATGACCTCCGTGTTCCTCGCCCGGGAGTACGGCGTCCAGGTCACCGCCGCCGACCTGTGGGTCAAGCCGGAGGAGAACGCGGTACGGATCGCCGAGGCGGGCCTCGCCGACCGTGTCCTGCCCGTGTTCGCCGAGGCACACGACCTGCCCTTCGGCGAGGGCACCTTCGACGCGATCGTCTCCGTCGACGCGTACCAGTACTTCGGTACGGCCGACCTGTATCTGCCCACACTGACCCGGCTGTTGAAGCCCGGCGGGCGGATCGGTGTCGTCGTGCCCTCGCTGCGGGAGGAGCAGGCCGGGGACGAGCCGCCGGAGCACCTCAAGCCGTTCTGGGACCCGGGCTTCTGGGCCTTCCACTCCCCCGCATGGTGGCGGCGCCACTGGACGCGCGGCGGGGCCGTCGAGGTCGAGGCCGCCGACTGGCAGCCGGACGGCTGGAAGGACTGGCTGCTGTGGAGCGAGGTGTGCGCCGAGGAGAGCCCCAGCGAGTTCATGGCGGGCATGGCCCGTGAGTCGGTGGAGCTGATGCGCGCCGACCGGGGCCGTTCGCTGGGCTTCGCGCGGGTGGTCGGCCGCCGCCTCTGAGGACACCCGTGGGGGGATGCGCCGCATTCGGCGCCTCCCCCCACGGGTGGTGTTCCACGGTCGGGCTCAGCCCTCGCTGACGCC
It includes:
- a CDS encoding cyclopropane-fatty-acyl-phospholipid synthase family protein, whose translation is MTDNTPTGTPIDASSTPTPSKSSDDELASRLTHPRHPRSNRYDARWTIENQMGPHALWLLEWLAPALGLDRLRPGARVLDLGCGRAMTSVFLAREYGVQVTAADLWVKPEENAVRIAEAGLADRVLPVFAEAHDLPFGEGTFDAIVSVDAYQYFGTADLYLPTLTRLLKPGGRIGVVVPSLREEQAGDEPPEHLKPFWDPGFWAFHSPAWWRRHWTRGGAVEVEAADWQPDGWKDWLLWSEVCAEESPSEFMAGMARESVELMRADRGRSLGFARVVGRRL